From Thermoplasmatales archaeon, a single genomic window includes:
- a CDS encoding respiratory chain complex I subunit 1 family protein: MYLVTLTETITQYFFLVLTAPLYAGILATLKARVESRKGPSIFQPYYDIFKLLNKTTIIPEGSGLLFRYLPYIAFGTYSLIALIIPVVIPVPIFFTASADFLGGAILFSFAGFLKMSAAMDSNSNFVALGITRSASFTFLSEGTLITVFIAVALLTGTDDPYITNGYLISYPVSLISLTHVFSSLAFFMIFLYETGKIPIESEGLQELGMIDAALNYEYSGKLLAINKWSSYIKQYLLGAVFLNVFFVPWGLFSGYPYFLLDMPVMFVKWLLLIVIVLIVETTLAKLRLFRVIDYLAAAFTFSILFLIFSEVIM, translated from the coding sequence ATGTACCTAGTTACTCTGACAGAAACTATCACGCAATATTTTTTCTTAGTACTCACAGCTCCCTTGTACGCTGGAATTCTAGCAACTTTAAAAGCACGCGTTGAATCACGCAAAGGGCCAAGCATATTCCAGCCATATTATGACATTTTCAAGTTACTTAATAAAACCACAATAATTCCCGAAGGTTCCGGTCTTTTATTCCGGTATCTTCCGTATATTGCTTTTGGAACGTATTCTCTTATTGCCCTAATAATTCCGGTCGTTATCCCGGTTCCAATATTTTTTACGGCCTCTGCTGATTTCCTGGGTGGAGCTATTCTCTTCTCATTCGCTGGATTTTTAAAGATGTCCGCTGCAATGGATTCTAACAGCAATTTTGTTGCACTCGGTATTACTAGAAGCGCCTCTTTCACGTTTCTTTCCGAGGGAACGCTAATAACCGTATTCATTGCTGTTGCCTTATTAACCGGAACAGATGATCCTTACATTACAAATGGATATCTGATCTCCTATCCAGTTTCATTGATATCCCTGACTCATGTCTTTTCGTCACTTGCATTCTTCATGATATTCTTATACGAAACTGGAAAGATACCAATTGAGAGCGAGGGTCTTCAAGAACTTGGAATGATAGATGCAGCTTTAAACTATGAATACAGTGGAAAACTTCTTGCGATAAACAAGTGGTCTTCATATATAAAGCAATATCTTCTTGGAGCAGTGTTTCTAAATGTATTCTTTGTTCCTTGGGGACTTTTTTCTGGGTATCCATACTTCCTTTTGGATATGCCGGTTATGTTTGTTAAGTGGCTACTGCTGATAGTCATAGTGTTAATTGTTGAAACCACTCTTGCAAAACTAAGATTGTTCAGAGTGATCGACTACCTTGCAGCTGCCTTCACTTTTTCAATCCTGTTCCTGATTTTCTCTGAGGTGATCATGTGA
- a CDS encoding metalloregulator ArsR/SmtB family transcription factor: MTDKVGCPVKKLPPIHADAYENLQEGINALANKYRIAILLELDKYGELCACDLEPVLNLSQSSVTLHLQKLYHTGFLKKTERGKYTYYSINKNYSYVLAFLKELGDFYKLEETVER, from the coding sequence ATGACAGATAAAGTAGGCTGCCCTGTCAAGAAATTGCCACCAATACATGCTGACGCATACGAAAACTTGCAAGAAGGTATCAATGCTCTTGCAAACAAGTATAGGATAGCAATTCTTCTTGAGCTTGATAAATATGGGGAATTATGCGCTTGCGATCTAGAACCTGTATTGAATCTTTCCCAGTCAAGCGTTACGCTTCATCTTCAAAAACTCTATCACACGGGGTTTTTGAAAAAAACCGAGAGAGGCAAATACACATACTATAGTATCAATAAAAATTATTCATATGTGCTGGCATTCTTGAAAGAGTTGGGAGATTTTTACAAATTAGAAGAAACAGTAGAGCGATGA
- the arsB gene encoding arsenical efflux pump membrane protein ArsB, which produces MTIYFLISILIFVATLILVLKNPKHVGVGYWTLIGAVLSYFLGIITLSNVLEVWGIVWNATFTFVAIIIISLIFDEAGIFEYAAIRISRFAKGNGVLLFVFIVILGAMISAIFANDGTALLLTPIVYSMLYRLKVEKKYIIPFIMATGFIADSASLPLPVSNLVNIVSLTYFKLNFIGYTKIMIFPDIISILASLSLLLLFYRHSIPRSYDWIALGDPKSAIRESKIFKAALPIIIILIAAYAIGSMYSIPIAFIASAAAIFLLLLTKFESSIDIPKILKEAPWQIVIFSFGMYLIVFGMGREGLTNIIAMIIVDILRFPGPIPAILSGYFFGTMAAGMNNMPSVLIGALSISHITSYPNYLIYTNVIGNDIGPKFTPIGSLATMLWIYTLQRKGGINISYGYYMKVGFLIALPVLTLTLLALWIVMII; this is translated from the coding sequence ATGACAATTTATTTTTTAATTTCCATACTTATTTTTGTAGCCACACTCATTCTGGTCCTGAAGAATCCAAAACATGTGGGAGTAGGATACTGGACCTTGATAGGTGCAGTCCTGAGTTACTTTCTCGGAATTATAACCCTGTCAAACGTATTAGAAGTCTGGGGAATTGTCTGGAATGCAACTTTTACATTTGTTGCAATAATAATTATCTCTTTGATCTTTGACGAGGCAGGCATCTTTGAATACGCCGCAATTAGGATTTCAAGGTTCGCTAAAGGAAATGGGGTTTTGCTCTTTGTCTTTATAGTGATTCTTGGTGCAATGATATCTGCAATATTCGCCAACGATGGCACAGCGTTGCTCCTCACTCCAATTGTGTATTCCATGCTGTACCGGTTGAAGGTTGAAAAGAAATACATCATTCCATTTATTATGGCAACAGGATTTATTGCAGATTCTGCCAGTCTTCCTCTTCCTGTAAGCAACCTAGTAAATATAGTTAGTTTGACGTACTTCAAGCTTAACTTTATTGGCTATACAAAAATAATGATTTTCCCAGACATAATTTCAATACTTGCGTCTCTTTCGCTTCTCCTGTTATTTTACAGACATTCTATTCCAAGATCCTACGATTGGATTGCACTTGGAGATCCAAAGTCTGCTATAAGAGAGTCAAAGATATTCAAAGCGGCGCTACCGATCATCATTATTCTCATAGCAGCATATGCTATTGGAAGTATGTATTCCATTCCCATCGCGTTTATTGCTTCGGCGGCTGCCATTTTTCTTCTGTTGTTGACAAAATTCGAATCAAGTATTGATATACCTAAGATACTCAAGGAAGCCCCATGGCAGATCGTTATCTTTTCATTTGGGATGTATCTGATCGTCTTTGGTATGGGCCGTGAAGGATTAACTAACATAATAGCAATGATTATTGTGGATATCTTGAGATTCCCTGGTCCGATACCTGCGATACTTTCAGGATATTTCTTTGGAACCATGGCCGCTGGAATGAATAATATGCCCTCCGTTCTAATAGGTGCTCTTTCAATATCCCATATAACGAGTTATCCAAATTATCTGATTTACACAAATGTTATAGGAAACGACATAGGCCCAAAGTTTACACCAATAGGATCCCTTGCAACCATGCTGTGGATATACACCCTTCAGAGGAAAGGTGGTATAAACATAAGTTACGGCTACTACATGAAGGTAGGATTCCTCATTGCGTTGCCTGTGCTAACACTTACGCTACTTGCCCTTTGGATAGTAATGATTATCTAG